The following proteins are encoded in a genomic region of Amphiura filiformis chromosome 18, Afil_fr2py, whole genome shotgun sequence:
- the LOC140139260 gene encoding uncharacterized protein encodes MESFEQQALQSYPGVKPRLWLRFVDDTFVIIERTELEGFFQHIKFTQESCKDDTLAFLDCLISVKNDGSLTSNVYRKPTHNDHYLQFGSHHPLIHKLGVIRTLQYRADTIISENELIPEEKDHIKESLKNCGYPNWAFLKANKSRKDQKQSDGGGQPNKARVTISYIA; translated from the coding sequence ATGGAAAGTTTCGAGCAGCAAGCCTTGCAATCATACCCGGGTGTTAAGCCTAGACTCTGGTTACGTTTTGTCGATGATACCTTCGTGATCATTGAGCGCACCGAATTAGAAGGTTTCTTTCAACACATCAAATTTACACAGGAAAGTTGTAAAGACGACACGCTAGCTTTCTTAGACTGCCTGATCAGTGTGAAGAACGATGGTTCGCTAACTTCAAATGTTTACAGAAAACCCACGCACAATGATCATTACTTACAATTTGGATcacatcacccattgatacacaagTTGGGAGTAATAAGAACTTTACAATACAGAGCTGATACCATCATAAGCGAAAACGAACTTATTCCAGAGGAGAAAGACCACATCAAAGAATCGCTGAAGAACTGCGGTTATCCGAACTGGGCTTTTCTGAAGGCCAACAAGAGCAGAAAAGACCAAAAACAGTCTGATGGTGGTGGTCAACCCAACAAAGCTCGCGTCACAATCTCATATATAGCTTGA